One Sphingomonas sp. genomic region harbors:
- the gyrB gene encoding DNA topoisomerase (ATP-hydrolyzing) subunit B produces MADTPKTNDPNANEYGADSIKVLKGLDAVRKRPGMYIGDTDDGSGLHHMVFEVSDNAIDEALAGHCDLILITLNADGSVSVEDNGRGIPTGIHSEEGVSAAEVIMTQLHAGGKFENTSDSNAYKVSGGLHGVGVSVVNALSEWLDLNIWRDGEEHYMRFRHGDAEAPLKVIGPANGKKGTRVTFLASPDTFKITEYDFEKLEHRYRELAFLNSGVRLFLRDARHEEVKEIELFYEGGIAAFVKYLDRNKVALMPDPVAISGTRDDVTIDVALEWNDSYYENVLCFTNNIPQRDGGTHLAAFRAALTRTLNSYADKSGMLKKEKVSLTGDDMREGLTAIVSVKLPDPKFSSQTKDKLVSSEVRQPLESLMADKLAEWLEENPAVAKQIIQKVIDAAAAREAAKRARELTRRKGVMDIASLPGKLADCQERDPAKSELFFVEGDSAGGSAKQGRDRHFQAILPLRGKILNVERARFDRMLASREIGTIITALGTGIRDDFNIEKLRYHKIVIMTDADVDGAHIRTLLLTFFYRQMPEIITNGHLYIAQPPLYKATKGRSEVYLKDDAALDQYLVDAGVGGTVLDTNGSQRSGEDLRTLVEHARRMRTLMRYVPRRYDPMIIESLALGGALDPSVSRERHAEELKTVVHRLDAADTEARWSARITEDGGYHFERLWRGVTDHHIVEANFLVSAEARKLHTLASEQAAAYLTPSKLVSNKGLATDIDAPVPEEEAPVAVGKGESLVSRPSQLLDAILAFGRKGLAIQRYKGLGEMNAEQLWETTLDPQNRSMLQVAIDQADVADAIFTQLMGDVVEPRRDFIQENALSVANLDV; encoded by the coding sequence GGTTTCCGACAACGCAATCGACGAGGCGCTGGCCGGCCACTGCGACCTGATCCTGATCACGCTCAACGCCGACGGATCGGTGTCGGTCGAGGATAATGGCCGCGGCATCCCGACCGGCATCCACTCGGAAGAGGGCGTGTCCGCCGCCGAAGTGATCATGACCCAGCTCCATGCGGGCGGCAAGTTCGAGAACACCTCGGATTCGAACGCCTACAAGGTTTCGGGCGGTCTGCACGGCGTGGGCGTGTCGGTCGTGAACGCGCTCAGCGAGTGGCTCGATCTCAACATCTGGCGCGACGGCGAAGAGCATTACATGCGTTTCCGTCACGGCGACGCCGAGGCGCCCTTGAAGGTGATCGGCCCGGCGAACGGCAAGAAGGGCACGCGCGTGACCTTCCTCGCCAGCCCCGACACGTTCAAGATCACCGAGTATGATTTCGAGAAGCTCGAGCATCGCTACCGCGAGCTCGCCTTCCTCAATTCGGGCGTGCGGCTGTTCCTTCGCGACGCGCGGCACGAGGAAGTGAAGGAAATCGAGCTGTTCTACGAGGGCGGCATCGCCGCGTTCGTGAAGTATCTCGATCGCAACAAGGTCGCGCTGATGCCCGATCCGGTGGCGATCAGCGGCACCCGCGACGACGTGACGATCGACGTCGCGCTGGAGTGGAACGACAGCTATTACGAAAACGTCCTCTGCTTCACCAACAACATCCCGCAGCGTGACGGCGGCACCCACCTCGCGGCCTTCCGCGCGGCGCTGACCCGCACGCTCAACAGCTATGCCGACAAGTCGGGGATGCTGAAGAAGGAGAAGGTCTCCCTCACCGGCGACGACATGCGCGAGGGGCTGACCGCGATCGTCTCGGTCAAGCTGCCGGACCCCAAGTTCAGCAGCCAGACCAAGGACAAGCTGGTCTCCTCCGAAGTCCGCCAGCCGCTCGAAAGCCTTATGGCCGACAAGCTGGCCGAGTGGCTGGAAGAGAATCCCGCCGTCGCGAAGCAGATCATCCAGAAGGTGATCGACGCCGCCGCCGCGCGCGAGGCCGCCAAGCGCGCCCGCGAGCTCACTCGCCGCAAGGGCGTGATGGACATCGCGTCCCTTCCCGGCAAGCTCGCCGACTGCCAGGAGCGCGATCCGGCCAAGTCCGAACTCTTCTTCGTCGAGGGTGACTCGGCCGGCGGTTCGGCCAAGCAGGGCCGCGACCGCCACTTCCAGGCGATCCTGCCGCTGCGCGGCAAGATCCTCAACGTCGAGCGCGCGCGCTTCGACCGGATGCTCGCCAGCCGCGAAATCGGCACGATCATCACCGCGCTCGGCACCGGCATCCGCGACGATTTCAACATCGAGAAGCTGCGCTACCACAAGATCGTCATCATGACCGACGCCGACGTGGACGGCGCGCACATCCGCACGCTGCTGCTCACCTTCTTCTACCGCCAGATGCCCGAGATCATCACCAACGGGCACCTCTATATCGCCCAGCCGCCGCTGTATAAGGCGACCAAGGGCCGCTCCGAGGTGTATCTGAAGGACGATGCGGCGCTCGACCAGTATCTGGTCGATGCGGGCGTGGGCGGCACGGTGCTCGACACCAATGGCAGCCAGCGCTCCGGCGAAGACCTGCGCACGCTGGTCGAGCATGCCCGCCGCATGCGTACCCTCATGCGCTACGTGCCGCGCCGCTACGATCCGATGATCATCGAATCGCTGGCGCTGGGCGGCGCGCTCGATCCCTCGGTGAGCCGCGAGCGCCATGCCGAGGAGCTGAAGACGGTCGTCCACCGGCTCGACGCCGCCGATACCGAAGCCCGGTGGAGCGCGCGCATCACCGAGGATGGCGGCTATCATTTCGAGCGGCTGTGGCGCGGCGTGACCGACCACCACATCGTCGAGGCGAACTTCCTCGTCTCGGCGGAGGCACGCAAGCTGCACACGCTGGCCAGTGAGCAGGCGGCGGCGTATCTCACGCCGTCGAAACTCGTCTCCAACAAGGGCCTGGCGACCGATATCGACGCGCCGGTGCCGGAGGAAGAGGCGCCGGTCGCGGTCGGCAAGGGCGAGAGCCTGGTGTCGCGCCCGTCGCAGCTGCTCGACGCGATCCTAGCCTTCGGCCGCAAGGGCCTGGCGATCCAGCGCTACAAGGGCCTCGGCGAGATGAACGCGGAGCAGCTGTGGGAGACCACGCTCGACCCGCAGAACCGTTCGATGCTGCAGGTGGCGATCGACCAGGCCGACGTGGCCGACGCGATCTTCACCCAGCTGATGGGCGACGTGGTCGAACCGCGCCGCGACTTCATCCAGGAGAATGCGCTCAGCGTGGCGAATCTCGACGTCTGA
- a CDS encoding DUF6624 domain-containing protein, giving the protein MTHGAWLIAQHSPQDDFREYALGKMATLLKSAEVDAKDYALMVDRVRVHKGLPQIYGSQARCLDGHTALYPLLKQEAANHERDSIGWAQTLEETKGDLEIGKPCT; this is encoded by the coding sequence ATCACACATGGAGCTTGGCTGATCGCTCAGCATTCTCCTCAAGATGATTTCAGGGAATATGCTCTTGGCAAAATGGCAACACTGTTAAAGTCTGCTGAGGTAGACGCCAAAGATTATGCTCTAATGGTTGACCGGGTGCGAGTGCACAAAGGCCTGCCACAGATATATGGCAGCCAAGCTAGGTGCTTAGACGGCCATACCGCGTTATACCCCTTGCTGAAGCAAGAGGCGGCGAATCATGAGCGTGACTCGATCGGCTGGGCGCAGACTCTAGAAGAGACCAAAGGCGATCTTGAGATCGGGAAGCCATGCACATGA